GGCGCGCAGCGAGGCCAGGATGGAAACGGGAACCCCGGCCGTGGAGCCGGGGGTGTAGACCGCGTAGCGGACGCGGTCCAGTTCGCGGATCTGCTCGGGGCCCAGCCCCCACCCGGCCAGCCCCTTCTGCCACAGCGCCGCCTTCTCGGCGGCGAGCTCGCCCGTCGTCTTGCCCGCGCGCCGGGCCTCGTCGGGGTTGACCCAGGGTTCGAAGTCTTCCGGGGCCAGGCGGGGGAAATGCAAGAGCTCGTTGGTCAGGTCGCCCTTGGGGTCGAGGATCAGCGCGGGGATGCGCTTCCTGGCCGCCTCCTCGAGCAGCCCGATGCCCAGCCCCGTCTTGCCCGAGCCCGTCATGCCGAGGATGACGCCGTGGGTCGTCAGGTCGTCAGGGTCGTAGGTGAACGGGGTCTCGCCGAGGTCGCCGGCCGCGTCGTCGTAAAGGCGGCCCAGGTAGAAACGTCGCTTCATTCCAATGCCAATTCTACCAAGCGGGTAAGCAGCTCCGGGTACGGGAGGCCCGAGGCCTGCCACAGCTTGGGGTACATGGAGAAGGGGGTGAACCCGGGGATGGTGTTCAGCTCGTTCAGGTAGATCTCGCCGGATTCGGCCAGGAAGAAGTCGACCCGGGCCATGCCGCGCACGCCCAGGACCCGGTAGGCCCGCACCGCCATCTCCTGCACGGTCTCCTGGGTGCCGGGGTCGAGGGCGGCGGGGATGTCCAGCTCCGCGGCGCCGGCGGTGTACTTGGTGGCGTAGTCGTAGAACTCCGCCTGGTAACGCACCTCGCCCACCACGCTGGCCTCCGCCTCGACGTTGCCGAGCAGGGCGACCTCGAGCTCCCGCACCCCCGGTACAGCCTGCTCGATGACCACCTTGTCGTCGTGGCGAAAGGCCTCGTCCAGGGCCGGGCGCAGCTCGGCGTAGCGCCGCACCTTGGCGATCCCCACGCTGGAGCCGGCCCGGGCCGGCTTGACGAAGAAGGGGGGCTCGAGCCCCACAAAGACGGGCTCGCCCTTGCGCAGCACCTCCCAGGGCACCACCGGCAGCCCCGCCTGGGCGAGGATCCGCTTCGACAGGTCCTTGTCCATGCAGACGGCGCTGGCGGTCACGTCGGCGCCCACGTAGGGCACCCCCAGCATCTCGAAAAACCCCTGGATCGTGCCGTCCTCGCCCCAGCGGCCGTGCAGCAGGGGGAAGACGACGTCGTAGTCGCGCCAGGCGACCGGAGGCGGGAAGGGATGGTCGCCCCGCGGGGCACGGCCGGCCTCGATCGCGTCGAGCGCCAGCCGCCCCAGCAACCAGCGGCCGTCCTTGGCGATGACGGCGGGGTCGGCGTCGAAGGGCAGGGCCTCGAGCACGCCCTGGGCCGACTGCAGCGAGACCTCGTGCTCCCCCGAGCGCCCCCCGGCCACGAGCAGAATGCGTTTCGGCTTCACACCGTCAGGATACTTCGGCCGGAAGGTGGGGTGCAGGAAGCGGGATGCAGGAGGTGGGAGGTGGGATGTAGGTTTTTGCGATGCAGAAGGTAAACCTTCGGTTTTATCAGCGCCCGCGACCCCCACCCCGGCCCTCCCCAGGGGGAGGGAGTCTTAATGCGCCGCAACCGGACCGAAGGCTATATCACTGCAACGAAAAGAAAACACCACAAGCTACAGGCCACGAGCTACAAGCCGATTACCACAAGTTACAAGCCACGGGCGCTTAGCTAACCACGCACCGCGCACTATCGACTAGCTGCCGCTTTCCCGCAAATCCAGCCCGTTGAAGCGCTGCTGGGCGGCCTCGAGCCCCTGGTCGCGCCAGGTTCGCACCGCCTCCGCCGCCGCCGCCGCCACCCGGTCGGCGACGCCGCGCTCGTCGGGCGAGAACTTCGAGAGCACCCAGCTCGCCGCGTCCCAACCGGCCGGCGGCCGGCCGATGCCCAGGCGCAGGCGGTCGAAGCGGTCGGTGCCCAGCTGCTCGATGATCGAGCGCACCCCCTTCTGCCCCCCGGCGCTGCCGCCGCGGCGCAGGCGCAGCCGCCCCAGGGGCAGGTCCATGTCGTCGTGCACCACCAGCAGGCGCTCGGGCGCGATCTTGTAGTAGCGCACGAAGGGCGCGACCGCCTCGCCCGAGGCGTTCATGAAGGTCGTGGGCTTCATCAGCCAGCCGCTCCCCCAGCGGGTGGTGAAGGCCCGGCCCTGCTGCTTCCAGGCGAGGCGCTCCTCCCGGGCGATGCGGTCGACCACCCAGAACCCCAGGTTGTGGCGGGTCTCCGCGTAACGCGGGCCGGGGTTGCCCAGCCCCACCACCAGAAAGCGCGCGCTCACGTCAGGATCCCCCTCGTCCAACTCCACGTCGGGCCGCATGGCGAACCCGGCCAGCCAGCGTTTCAGCTTCCCCCAGTCCACCCGCCCAGTCTACGAAAAAGGGAGGCCGCAGCCTCCCCGTGGGTGCAGGCTTCGGGTTACTCGGCCTCTTCCTCTTCCGCCTTGCCGCGCTTGATCAGCTCGGGCTCGGCTTCCATTCCTTCGGCTTCGGCGGCCTCGGCCTCGAGCTTCTCGATGTCTTCGGGCGGCACCACCGTGGCGACCACGGCCTCGGGGTCGGTGAGCAGCTCGACCCCCTCGGGCAGGGCCAGGTCGGAGGCGTGGAGCACGTCGCCGATCTCCAGCTCCGAGACGTCCACCTCGATGAAGCCGGGGATGTTGCGCGGCAGCACCCGCACCTCCAGGTCGGTGAGCGGCGTCGAAAGCACGCCCCCCAGCTTGACGCCCTTGGCCTCGCCCACGAACTTGAGGTTGACGTACATGTCCAGGGTCTGGCCCTTGGTGAGGACGTAGAAGTCCACGTGCTCGGGGCGGCGGCGGCGCTTGTCGAGCTGCACCTGGCGGACCACGGTGTCGACGGTCTCGCCGTCGGGCAGCTCGAGCGTGATCACGTGGTGCACCCCGGCGTTGCGGAAGACCTTGTCGAACTCGCCCAGGTGGACGTAGAGCTTCTTGTTGACGTTCTTGTTGTACATGATGCCGGGCAGCTTGCCTTCACGCCGCAGCACCTTGGGTTTTTCCGACTCGCGGTAATAGGCTTTGAGCTTGTACTCCATGCTTCCTCCTAGGCCGCGTGCGCGGCGGGGGCACACGGCGCCGGCACTCCGGCACGCAAACCCGATTGTACGCGGACGGTGGGCCCGGGGTCAACCGTTCGCGGCCGGGAAGCGGGGCCGCCCCACCACCCGCTTCCTAGATCAACGCCGAAACCGACTGGTGCGTGTGCACCGCCCGGATCGCCTGCGCCAGCAGCGGCGCGGTCGAGAGGATCTCGTACCCTTCGCCGGCGTCCAGGGCGATGGTGTCGGTGAAGACGACCCGTTCGATGCCCATGTGCGAGAGGTTGCTGCGCGCCGGCCCCACGAGCACCGCGTGGGTGGCCATCACCACCGCCTCGGGCTTGGCCCCCGCGGCCACCAGCGCGTCCACCCCGCGGCGGATCGTGCCGCCGGTCGAGACGATGTCGTCGATGATGAGGGGCCGGAGCCCCTCCACGTCGCCGATCACGTAGGTCACCTCGGTCTCGGTGGGGCCGGTGCGGCGCTTGGCCAGCATGGCCATGGGCAGGCCCAACAGGTTGGACAGCCGCCGCGCCTCCTCGGCGCGGCCGGCGTCGGGGCTGACGACGACCGAACCGTCCACGAGCCCTTCGCGCTCGATGTACTCGGCGAAGAGGCGCACCGAGCGCAGGTGGTCGACCGGAATGTTGAAGAAGCCCTGGATCTGCGGGGCGTGCAGGTCGATGGCGATCACCCGGTGGTACCCCGCCCGTTCGATCAGGTCGGCCACCAGCTTGGCGCTGATGGGCTCGCGGCCGATGCTCTGCTTGTCCTGGCGCGCATAGCCGAAGTAGGGCACCACGGCGTTGATGCGGCCGGCGCTCGAGCGCCGGAGCGCGTCGGCGTAGAGCAGGAGTTCCATCAAGTTCTCGTTGACCGGCGGCGCGGTGGGCTGGATGACGTAGACGTCGTTGCCGCGCACGCTCTCCCCCAGCTGCAGCCGCACCTCACCGTCGGGAAAGCGCTGAACCAGCGACTCCCCCAGCGGCAACCCCAGATAACCGGCGATCTTCTCGGCCAGCGCCCGGTTGGCGTTCCCCGAAAACAGCTTCATAGCCCCACCCCTCGTACCTCAATCTACCCGGTCGAGGTGGGCCAGGGTGTCCTCGACGAGCGCGGCCAGCTTCTGCGAGACCTCCACCAAGAAGGCCTCGAACGCCCCCGGCGCGGCGGTGTCGGCGGCGTCGGTGACGGCCCGCACCAGCGCCATCGGCACCCCCAGCTTGCGCGCCGCCCACAGCGCCGCCGCCCCTTCCATCTCCACCGCGTCGGCGGCGAAGGTCGCGCGGATCCAGCGGGCGGTCTCGGGGTCGGCCACGAACTTGTCGCCGCTGGCGACCCGGCCGCGCACGTGGTGGTAGCCGAGCCGCTGGGCGCTGGCGTGCAGCGCGCCCGCGAGGGCGGGGTCGGCGGGTATGAAGCGCTCGCCGCTGTCCAGCTCGCCCGGCTCGCGGCCCAGCGGGGTCAGGTCCATGTCCCACTGCACCGCGTCGTCGGCGATCAGCACGTCGCCGGTGGAAAGCTCGGGGTTGAGGGAACCCGCCACCCCCAGCCAGACGGCCCGCGACGGCGCGTAGCGGGCCACCGCCCAGCCAACCACGGCGCCGGCGGCCGCCTTGCCGATGCCGCTTTCCAAGAGCCGCACCTCGTGCCCGCCCAGCTCGCCAGCAAACGCCGGCCAGGGGGCCTCGAGCTTCTCGGCGCGCCCCATGCGCGCCAGCACCGCCTCGGCCTCTTCGCCCTCGGCGGCCAGGAGCAGGATCGGGCCTTCCATCTCAGCGCCCCTCGATAAGAATCGTCTCTTGTACGTGCAACCCCTTCTCGAGCACGCGACGCGACCAGTACTTGGCCTCTTCCAGATCGTGGTCGCGGTAGTTGCCGCACTCGAGCGGGTTGGCCGCCGGCACCGGCCCCTCGTGGGCGACGATGTCGGCCAGGGCCCCCGCGAAGGCCTCCATTACCGCCTCGGGCGCGGGCTGGCCGATGATCACCGCGTAGAAGCCGGTGCGGCAGCCCATCGGGCTCACGTCCACGATGCCCTCCAGGTGGTCGCGCATCTTCATGGCGAGCAGGTGCTCGAAGGTGTGCATCGCCCCGGTGCCGATGACCTCGCGGTTGGGCTGGCCCACCCGCAGGTCCCACTTGCTGATCACCTCCCCGCCGGGGGTGTACTTCAGGTCGGCCAGGCGCACGTACGGCGCCCGCACTTTGGTGTGATCCAGATCGAACGAGGCAACCTTGGCCATGGGTCCATTGTAGTGGCGTGGCGGACGCGGGGAACCCCAGGGGCAACCGGCTCGCCTCTCTCACGCTGCAATGGGCGCACCCACTCTATGATGTGAGCGATGCCCCTATTGCCCGACGAAGACCTGGAGGCCGTCGTGCGGCTCATGCCCGAGGCGTTCACCGTCCTCGAGTTCGCGGACCGGCTGGCCGAGGTGCGGCCCGAGCGCTGGGCCGAGCTGGTGGAACGTTACGGTCTCTACGGATCGGTCACCCGCTACTCGGCGCTCACCTATCTGGGCAACCGCCTTGGCGCCTACTCCCGCCGCAAGGGACGGCCGCTCTTGCTGCCGACGCCGCGCGGCTGGAAGCCCGAAGAAAGCCCGTTCCTGCGGCGCGCCACGCCGGAGGAGCGCAAACGCTTCGGCAGCCCCTGGATCGTCGTCTACCGCCGCCGCCCGGAAGGCTGAACCGCCGCGACGGCCTGGAACGCGCGCCCGCCCGGTCGGTGCGCGTGGGCCTTTCTCCGCGGAACGCGCGACGGCCCTCGCGCCGTGGGACGTGCGTCCGCCGGGGTCGGTGCTAGCCTGAACGTGAAGGTTCGGCGCGATGAACGAACGTTCTCTCCACCCGCTGGCCATGGCCCTGACCTCCATTGCCATCGGCGTGGTGGCCGGGCTGGGGGCCGTCGTCTTCCGCGCCCTCATCGCCCTGATCCACAACCTCGTCTTCCTCGGCCGGTTCTCCACCTACTACGACGCCAACCAGCACACCGCCCTGAGCCCGCTGGGCTTCGGCGTCGTGGCCCTGGTGGTGATGGCGGCCCTGCTCGTCGTCTTCCTCACCCAGAACTACGCACCCGAGGCCCGCGGCCACGGGGTGCCCGAGGTGATGGACGCCATCTACTACCACCGCGGCCGGATCCGGCCCATCGTGGCCGTCGTCAAGTCGCTGGCGTCGGCGCTCTCGATCGGCAGCGGCGGGTCGGTGGGCCGGGAGGGGCCGATCATCCAGATCGGGGCCGCCTTTGGTTCGATCGCCTCGGCCTACCTGCGGCTGCCGCTGCCCCAGCGGATCACCCTGATCGCGGCGGGCGCCGGTGGGGGGATCGCCGCGACGTTCAACACCCCGGTCGGCGGGGTGCTCTTCGCGTTGGAAATCCTGCTGCACGAGGTCAGCGTGCGCACCCTGGTCCCGGTCGCGCTGGCCACGGCCACGGCCACCTACCTGGGCCAGCTCTTCTTCGGGCCCCACCCTTCCTTCGTCATCCCCAGCTTCGAGACCCCCTACTTCGAGCTCGCCAACCCCTGGGTGCTCTTCGCCTACCTGGGGCTGGGGCTGCTCGCGGGCGCCGCCGCCGCGCTCTACATCCGGACGATCTACGGCTTCGAGGACTTCTTCAACCGCCGCTTCCGCCGCCGCCCCTACCTGCGCCACGCGCTGGGGATGGCGCTGGTGGGCGCGATCTTCGTGTTGCTGGCGCAGTACAGCGGCCACTACTACACCCAGGGCGTGGGGTACGCGACCGTGCAGGACGTGCTGATGGGGCGTCTGAACGGCTGGGGCTTCCTGCTGCTGCTCTTCGTCCTCAAGCTCGTCTCCACCGGCCTGACCCTGGGCTCGGGCGCCTCGGGCGGGATCTTCTCGCCCGGGCTCTTCATGGGGGCCACCCTCGGCGGCGCTTACGGCCTGATCCTGGGGCAGGTCTTCCCGGCCCTGAACATCAGCCCGCCGGCCTTCGCGGTGGCCGGCATGGCCGGGGTCATCGGCGGCGCCACCGGCGCCGCGGTGACCGCGATCGTGATCATCTTCGAGATGACGCTCGACTACAGCGCCGTGCTGCCCATGGCCATCACCGTGGCCGCCAGCTACGGGCTGCGCAAGGCGCTCCTGGCCGAGAGCATCTACACGATGAAGCTCGAGCGCCGCGGCCACCCCATGCCCGACGCGCTGCAGACCAACTTCGCCTACATGCAGCCGGTCGCCCAGATCATGGAGCGGCGGGTCGTGCGGGTCCAGGCCGACGTTCCGGTCGCGACGTTCCTGGAGACGCACCGCGGCCGGTTGGCGACGCACTGGTTCGTGGCCTACGAAGGCGGGCGGCCGCAGGGCTACCTGCGCCCGCAGGACGCGCTGGGGCTGGCGCTCGAGGCCGACCCCGGGCAGCCGGTCGCCGCCTACCTGGCGCGGGACTTCGTGCTGGTGGGCGAGCGCCGCCGGCTGTTCAACCTCGTGCCCACGATGCGCCGCCACGGCGCTGCGGCGGCGCTCGTGCTGGGGGGTACGAACGGCGGCGTGGTGGGGGTGGTCTCCGCCGCGGAGCTGGGCCGCCTGACGCTCGACGTCAGCGAGCTCTACGTTTGACGGGGGCCGCGGCCGCGGTCACGCCCGCGGCCGGCGCTCGAGCTCGTCGACGAGCTGCCAGAGGAAGCGTTCGAAGTCCTCCGGCAGCAGGGTAACGCCGTAGGCGCGCCGCACCCGCTCCACGAGCTCCTCGCGCCCGGTCGCGTCGTTGACGAAGTCGCGCAAACGGCTCCGGTCGCTCACCCAAGCCACCGGGTACCCGATGGCCTCCAGCAGACGGCCGATCCGCTCGGCCCGCGCCTCCACCTCGAAGGTTTCGGCCGGAACCAAGGATCCCTCGAACGTTTCCATGAACCCTACGATAGCAACGAACGAACGGCCTCCGCGGTCGGCAGCGACGGCTGCGCCCCCGGCCGCGTGGCCGCGAGCGCCCCGGCGGCGCTGCCGAAGCGCAGCGCCCGCACCAGGGGTTCGCCGGCGGCCAGCGCCGCCGCCAGCCCGCCCACGAAGGCGTCGCCGGCGGCGGTGGTGTCCACCGCCCGGACTTCGAAGGCCGGCAGGGTGCCCGCGCCCTCGGCCCCGGCCCAGACCAGGCCGCGCGCGCCCAGGGTGACGACCGCGACCGGAACCCGGCGCGCCAGCACGCGGGCCAGGGCGAGCGCCTCCTCCGGCCCTGCGGGTTCCCGCGCGCCGGCCACCCGGGCCGCCTCGAACTCGTTGACCACCAGCACGCCGAGCGCCCCCAAGAGCCCTTCCGGTAGCGGCTGCGCCGGCGCGGCGTTGAGCAGCACCCGCGCCCCCGCCGCCCGCCCCAGCTCGGCGGCCCGCTGGACCGTTTCGAGCGGCGTTTCCAGCTGCAAGACGACGACCCCGGCCGCCGCGAACCGCTCGGGGCTGAGGTCATCCGGCCACAGGCGGGCGTTGGCCCCGGGCGAGACGACGATGGCGTTCTGGCCGTCCTCACCCACGCTGATCAGGGCCACGCCGGTGGGCACGTCCAGCTCGGCCACGTCCTCGGTCGCGATGCCCTCGGCTTCCAGGCCGCGCTTCAGCTCGGCGCCGTAGGCGTCGGCCCCGACGCGGCCGATCATCCGCACCCGCGCCCCCAGCCGGGCCGCGGCCACCGCCTGGTTGGCCCCCTTGCCGCCGGGGAAGCGCCGCAGGTCGCCGCCGACGACGGTCTCCCCGGGTTTGGGGTGGCGCGGCACCGGCACCACCAGGTCCATGTTGAGGCTGCCGACCACCAGCACGCTCGCGGATTCCATGCCCCATGGTACGCAGAAACGGCCCCCGCAGGGGCCGTTTCGAATGGTGCGGCTCAGCGCCAGCGCAGGTCGAAGCGGTCGAGGTTCATCACCTTGTCCCAGGCGCGCACGAAGTCGCGCACGAACTTTTCCTTCTTGTCGTCCTCGGCGTAGAACTCGGCCTGGGCCCGCAGCTGCGAGTTGGAGGCGAAGACCAGGTCGACCCGGGTGGCCGTCCACTTGAGCGCCCCGGTGGCGCGGTCTTGGCCGGTGAAGACCTGGCCGTCCTCGTCCGCCGGCTTCCACTCGAGCCCCAGGTCCAGCAGGTTGACGAAGAAGTCGTTGGAAAGCGTTCCCGGGCGCTCGGTGAAGTAGCCGTGCGGGTTGTCGGCGTAGGTCGCCCCCAGCACGCGCATGCCGCCGACGAGCACGGTCATCTCGGGCACGGTCAGCGTGAGCAGCTGGGCCTTGTCGACGAGCGCCTGCTCGGCGGGCAGCTTGCACGCGGGGTGGAGGTAGTTGCGGAAGCCGTCGGCCACGGGCTCGAGGTAGCCGAACGACTCGACGTCGGTCTGCTCCTGGCTCGCGTCGGTGCGGCCGGGGGTGAAGGGCACCGCCACCTCGAAGCCGGCGTCGCGCGCCGCCTTCTCCACCGCGGCCACGCCGCCGAGGACGATCAAGTCGGCGAGCGAGACCCGCTTGCCGTTCTTCTGCTCGGCGTTAAAGGCCTGTTGGATGCCTTCCAGCACCTCGAGCACCCGCGCCAGCCGCTCGGGGCGGTTGACCTCCCAGCCGCGCTGAGGCTCGAGGCGCAGGCGGCCGCCGTTGGCCCCGCCGCGCTTGTCGGAGTCGCGGTAGGTGGAGGCGGCCGACCAGGCGGTGTAGACGAGCTCGGGCACGCTCAGGCCGGAGGCGAGGAGGCGCTTCTTCAGCTCGGCGACGTCGGCCTCGTCGATCAGCTCGTGCTCCACCGGCGGAATCGGGTCCTGCCAGATCAGCTCTTCGTCGGGCACCTCGGGCCCCAGGTAGCGCGAACGCGGCCCCATGTCGCGGTGGGTCAGCTTGAACCAGGCGCGGGCGAAGGCGTCGGCGAAGGCGTCGGGGTCCTCGAGGAAGCGGCGGGCGATCTTGCCGTACTCGGGGTCCATGCGCAGCGCCAGGTCGGTGGTGAGCATGAAGGGCTTGTGCTTCTTCTCGGGGTCGTGGGCGTCGGGGACCATGTCCTCGGGATCGGGATCGACGGCCACCCACTGCCAGGCGCCGGCCGGGCTCTTCTCCAGGTTCCAGTCGTATTTGAAGAGGAGCTCGAGGAAGCTGTTGTCCCACTTCGTGGGGGTGGGCGTCCAGGCGCCTTCGAGGCCGCTGGTGATGGTGTCGGGGCCCTTGCCGCTCCCATAGCTGTTCTTCCAGCCCAGCCCCACCTCCTCGAGCGGCGCGGCCTCGGGCTCGGGGCCCAGGTGGTCGGTGCTGGCGGCGCCGTGGCTCTTGCCGAAGGTGTGCCCGCCGGCGATCAGCGCCACGGTCTCCTCGTCGTTCATGCCCATGCGCCGGAAGCTCTCGCGGATGTGCTTGGCCGACTCGAGCACGTTGGGCTCGCCGCCCGGGCCCTCGGGGTTGACGTAGATCAGGCCCATGTGGTCGGCGGCCAGCGGCTTCTCGAGCTCGCCTTCGGGGTGGCGCTCGTCGGCCAGCCACTCGGACTCGGGGCCCCAGTAGACGTCCTCCTCGGGCTCCCAGATGTCCACCCGGCCGCCGCCGAAACCGAAGGTCTTGAAGCCCATCGACTCGAGGGCGACGTTGCCCGCGAGGATCATCAGGTCGGCCCAGGAGATGGCGTCGCCGTACTTCTTCTTGACGGGCCAGAGCAGCCGGCGCGCCTTGTCGAGGTTGACGTTGTCGGGCCAGCTGTTCACCGGGGCGAAGCGCTGGTTGCCGGTGTTGCCCCCGCCGCGGCCGTCGAAGACGCGGTAGGTTCCCGCCGAGTGCCAGGCCATGCGGATGAAGAGCGGGCCGTAGTGGCCGTAGTCGGCGGGCCACCAGTCCTGCGAGGTCGTCATCAGCTCGCGCAGGTCCTGCTTGACGGCCTCGAGGTCGAGCTTGGCGAAGGCCTCGGCGTAGTCGAAGTCCGGGTCCGTGGGCCTGAGCTCGGCCGGGTTCTGGTGCAGGATCTTCAGGTTGAGCTGGTTCGGCCACCAGTTGCGAACCAGGCTGCCCCCCAGGGTGGTGTGCTTGTAGGCGTCGCCCGTGACCGGGCACTTGCTTTCCGCTTCGCTAGCCATCGTGTCCTCCTTGGTACATATTCATTACCGCTATGAATATGTAGCTACACTATAGCCCCCGCCCGAGCCCTCGAGTGTGAGCGGGGACCCTTTTGCTCCGGCTACGCCCGGCGCGCGGCGGGCCCGCCGCCCGTGCGCCAGAGCACGGCGACCCCCAGGACCGCCGCGGTGACCGAGGCGGAGAGGATGCCCAGCTTGGCCTCGTCCAGCAGCGCCGCGTCGAAGGCGAGGCCGGCGATGAAGAGGGCCATGGTGAAGCCGATGCCCGCGACCAGCCCGACGCCCCCGATCGCCCGCCAGCTCACCCCCTCGGGCAGCTTGGCCAGGCCCAGGCGCACCGCCAGGAAGGCGAAGAGCAGGATGCCCAGCGGCTTGCCGAGCAGCAGCCCCAGGAAGATGCCGAGGGCTACGGCCCCCACCTGGGTGCCCTCGAGCGCCACCCCGGCGTTGAAGAAGGCGAAGACGGGCATGATGAAGTAGGCCACGTAGGGGTGGAGCATGTGTTCCAGCCGGTGCAGCGGCGACTGGGCCTCGCGCGCCGCGTCCTCGAGGTGCTCGAGCCGCGCCTCTTGCAGCTCCGGGTCGGCGGCCGCCGCGTCGCTGTGGTCGGGAAGCGGCCGCGCCTTGCCGATCGGAACCGCGAACGCGAGCAGCACCCCGGCGATGGTGGCGTGCACCCCCGAAAGCAGCACGAAGTACCAGAGCACCAGGCCGACGAGCAGGTACGCCGGCAGCGAGCGCACCCGCAGCGCCCCCAGCAGCAGGGCGAAACCGAAGACCAGCGCGGCCACGCCCAGCGCCCCGGGGTCGAGGTTGCTCGTGTAGAAGAGCGCGATCACCAGCACCGCCCCCAGGTCGTCGACGATGGCCAGCGCGGTGAGGAAGACCTTGAGCGAGAGCGGCACCCGCTTGCCCAAAAGCGAGAGCACCCCCAGGGCGAAGGCGATGTCGGTGGCCATGGGCACGCCCCAGCCCGCCGCCCCCGCGCCCCCGTAGTTGAGCGCGGTGTAGATGAGCGCGGGGGTGACCATCCCCCCCAGCGCCGCGGCGACGGCGAGGCCCGCCTGCTTGGGGTTCTTGAGCTCGCCCTGCAACAGCTCGCGCTTGAGCTCGAGCCCCACCAGCAGGAAGAAGAAGGCCATGAGGAAGTCGTTGACGAAGTGGAGCAGGCTCTTCTTCAGCACCCAGTCGCCCACCTGCAGCTTGAGGTAGACGTCGCGCAGGTCGAAGTAGGCCTGGGCCCAGGGGGAGTTGCTCAGCAGAAAAGCGATCAGGGCGGTGGTGAACAGCAGGATCCCGCCCTTGGCCTCGCTTTCCAGGAATTGTTCAACCAGTCGTTTGATTGGGCGCATAGGTATAGATTACCCCGCAGGTCGACGGAAACCGGACGTCGCCGGGCTCACGCGGTGCGTTTTTCTTCGTGGGCCATCTTGGCCCGGCAAGCGGGGCAGACCCCGTGGAACTCGAGGTGCACGTCGCCCACGCTCCAGGCCGCGACCTCGTCTTCTTCTTCCTCGAAGAGCGCCGTGGGCCGCAGCCGCTCGAGCGGCCCCTCGACCCCCACGTCGACCATGCGCCCGCAGATCTTGCAGACCAGGTGGTGGTGGGGCTCGGTGTTGACGTCGTAGCGGGTATGGCCGTCGGGCCCCACGAAGCGGGAGATCAGGCCCGCCTCGGCCAGCTTGGCCAGGTTCTGGTAGAGGGTCGCGATCGAGAGCGGCTTGCCGCGCTCGCGCAGCGCCTCCAGCATCTCCTCGGGGGTGTAGTGCTCGTGGGTTTCGTGCAGGAGCTCGAGGATGCGGCAACGCGCCTCGGTGGCCCGAAGGTGCCTCTGCTCGATGAGTTGGGTCAACTGCTCGCGGTTACAGGCCATAAACACTTCCATTATGACAAAACGGGGGCCTCACAATGGAAGCCCCCTTTCTTTTCACGTCCCTTACTCCGGG
This genomic stretch from Oceanithermus profundus DSM 14977 harbors:
- the katG gene encoding catalase/peroxidase HPI, producing MASEAESKCPVTGDAYKHTTLGGSLVRNWWPNQLNLKILHQNPAELRPTDPDFDYAEAFAKLDLEAVKQDLRELMTTSQDWWPADYGHYGPLFIRMAWHSAGTYRVFDGRGGGNTGNQRFAPVNSWPDNVNLDKARRLLWPVKKKYGDAISWADLMILAGNVALESMGFKTFGFGGGRVDIWEPEEDVYWGPESEWLADERHPEGELEKPLAADHMGLIYVNPEGPGGEPNVLESAKHIRESFRRMGMNDEETVALIAGGHTFGKSHGAASTDHLGPEPEAAPLEEVGLGWKNSYGSGKGPDTITSGLEGAWTPTPTKWDNSFLELLFKYDWNLEKSPAGAWQWVAVDPDPEDMVPDAHDPEKKHKPFMLTTDLALRMDPEYGKIARRFLEDPDAFADAFARAWFKLTHRDMGPRSRYLGPEVPDEELIWQDPIPPVEHELIDEADVAELKKRLLASGLSVPELVYTAWSAASTYRDSDKRGGANGGRLRLEPQRGWEVNRPERLARVLEVLEGIQQAFNAEQKNGKRVSLADLIVLGGVAAVEKAARDAGFEVAVPFTPGRTDASQEQTDVESFGYLEPVADGFRNYLHPACKLPAEQALVDKAQLLTLTVPEMTVLVGGMRVLGATYADNPHGYFTERPGTLSNDFFVNLLDLGLEWKPADEDGQVFTGQDRATGALKWTATRVDLVFASNSQLRAQAEFYAEDDKKEKFVRDFVRAWDKVMNLDRFDLRWR
- the nhaA gene encoding Na+/H+ antiporter NhaA — translated: MRPIKRLVEQFLESEAKGGILLFTTALIAFLLSNSPWAQAYFDLRDVYLKLQVGDWVLKKSLLHFVNDFLMAFFFLLVGLELKRELLQGELKNPKQAGLAVAAALGGMVTPALIYTALNYGGAGAAGWGVPMATDIAFALGVLSLLGKRVPLSLKVFLTALAIVDDLGAVLVIALFYTSNLDPGALGVAALVFGFALLLGALRVRSLPAYLLVGLVLWYFVLLSGVHATIAGVLLAFAVPIGKARPLPDHSDAAAADPELQEARLEHLEDAAREAQSPLHRLEHMLHPYVAYFIMPVFAFFNAGVALEGTQVGAVALGIFLGLLLGKPLGILLFAFLAVRLGLAKLPEGVSWRAIGGVGLVAGIGFTMALFIAGLAFDAALLDEAKLGILSASVTAAVLGVAVLWRTGGGPAARRA
- a CDS encoding Fur family transcriptional regulator, coding for MACNREQLTQLIEQRHLRATEARCRILELLHETHEHYTPEEMLEALRERGKPLSIATLYQNLAKLAEAGLISRFVGPDGHTRYDVNTEPHHHLVCKICGRMVDVGVEGPLERLRPTALFEEEEDEVAAWSVGDVHLEFHGVCPACRAKMAHEEKRTA